One genomic segment of Mesoterricola silvestris includes these proteins:
- a CDS encoding MerR family DNA-binding protein encodes MAPGAFKMRDLTEACGVSDQAVRLYERLGLLEPVGRTAKGYRLYDASSVETVRFIKQAQRSGFILEEIKILLRTDIRDEHACDEMKALLDRKLHALTERLVELQGMKDVLHSLRQACEGEPGPLCPAFLKLCVPDCAVPDPKGARPLRRR; translated from the coding sequence ATGGCACCTGGGGCCTTCAAGATGCGCGACCTCACCGAGGCCTGCGGGGTGAGCGACCAGGCGGTCCGCCTTTACGAGCGCCTGGGCCTCCTGGAGCCTGTGGGCCGGACCGCCAAGGGCTACCGGCTGTACGACGCCTCCTCGGTGGAGACGGTGCGCTTCATCAAGCAAGCCCAGCGCAGCGGTTTCATCCTGGAGGAGATCAAGATTCTCCTCCGCACGGACATTCGGGACGAGCACGCCTGCGATGAAATGAAGGCCCTGCTGGACCGGAAGCTCCACGCCCTTACGGAGCGGCTGGTGGAACTTCAGGGAATGAAGGATGTCCTCCACAGCCTGCGACAGGCCTGCGAGGGAGAGCCGGGGCCGCTCTGCCCGGCTTTCCTTAAGCTATGCGTCCCCGATTGCGCAGTCCC